A single window of Nicotiana sylvestris chromosome 3, ASM39365v2, whole genome shotgun sequence DNA harbors:
- the LOC104216467 gene encoding guanylate kinase 2-like has translation MGEAPADSFLGDFLNGVDLKSKGQETAICVGSKIYVIGGADLESTSLIGVRIFDKSSGEWINPIVLGTKPKLSNGHSAVLLNGDRILVIKGNSNSDDCFWFLEVGTPFIGEQERTYGNEVVAWSKGVLGNVEKPIVISGPSGVGKGTLISKLMIEFPSMFGFSVSHTTRAPREKEQNGIHYHFSDRSVMESDIKDGKFLEFASVHGNLYGTSVEAVEVVADAGKRCILDIDVQGARSVRASSLDAIFIFISPPSFEELEKRLRARATETEEQIQKRLRNARAELEQGQSSGLFDHILVNDDLESCYENLKKILGLTEGVKTARKTYPELVDLPIEHSVSKIDQRILINCGAAEYHKASNNMYALDLSLLKGGAPGRTRGLNLYVVNPSTDCVNGDNQLS, from the exons ATG GGAGAAGCTCCAGCTGATAGTTTCCTGGGAGATTTTCTAAATGGGGTTGATTTGAAATCAAAGGGCCAAGAAACGGCTATTTGTGTCGGCTCTAAAATC TATGTGATTGGTGGGGCTGATCTTGAATCAACATCGCTCATTGGAGTTCGAATCTTTGACAAATCTAGTGGAGAATG GATAAACCCTATTGTGCTGGGTACTAAACCCAAGCTGTCAAACGGCCACTCAGCCGTGCTTTTAAATGGTGATCGTATATTGGTCATTAAGGGCAATTCCAATTCTGATGACTGCTTTTGGTTTCTTGAG GTGGGCACCCCATTTATTGGAGAACAGGAAAGGACATATGGGAATGAAGTGGTTGCGTGGAGTAAAGGAGTTTTAGGCAATGTTGAGAAGCCTATTGTCATTAGTGGCCCGTCTGGAGTGGGGAAGGGTACCTTGATTTCTAAACTAATGATTGAGTTTCCATCTATGTTTGGGTTTTCTGTGAGCCACACAACCCGGGCACCAAGAGAAAAAGAGCAGAATGGGATTCATTACCATTTCAGTGATCGCAGTGTAATGGAGAGCGACATTAAGGATGGGAAGTTCCTGGAGTTTGCTTCTGTTCATGGTAATCTTTATGGAACCAGTGTCGAAGCAGTTGAGGTGGTTGCAGATGCTGGCAAG AGATGCATCCTTGATATTGATGTTCAAGGTGCAAGGTCTGTGAGGGCTAGCTCTCTTGatgctattttcatttttatctCTCCGCCATCATTTGAAGAGCTTGAGAAGCGCCTTCGTGCAAG GGCAACTGAGACTGAAGAGCAAATCCAAAAGCGTCTCCGAAATGCTAGGGCGGAACTCGAACAAGGACAATCATCAGGTCTCTTTGATCATATTTTGGTGAACGATGACCTTGAAAGTTGTTATGAGAATCTTAAG AAAATCTTGGGTCTTACTGAAGGTGTGAAGACTGCTCGTAAAACAT ATCCAGAATTAGTCGACTTGCCTATCGAACATTCAGTATCAAAGATTGATCAGAGGATTTTAATTAACTGCGGTGCTGCAGAATATCATAAGGCATCAAATAACAT GTATGCTCTGGACTTGTCTTTGCTCAAAGGAGGGGCGCCAGGTCGTACAAGAGGACTAAACCTATATGTCGTCAATCCTTCAACTGATTGTGTAAATGGCGACAATCAGCTGAGCTAA